One window from the genome of Clupea harengus chromosome 19, Ch_v2.0.2, whole genome shotgun sequence encodes:
- the LOC105903624 gene encoding beta-1,3-galactosyl-O-glycosyl-glycoprotein beta-1,6-N-acetylglucosaminyltransferase 3-like, whose translation MCMILLCMWLTFILWKTSKQRNTKDTSSDQQKLPAGDLGEIQACSAIIRGDLEGLNKEDLSRLLKKRRRVTLPESFYLNSAKDCSAYIKDRGFLTVALSEEERDFPIAYSMVIHDQIEMFERLLRAVYTPQNVYCVHVDKKSPENFMMAVEAIVSCFPNVFVASKLERLVYASWSRVQADLNCMNDLVDSTVEWKYLINTCGTDFPIKTNTEMVRALKVLNGKNSIESVATPERKKARWKYHYNVTESGVIRTSIKKSPPPISTPIFSGIAYFVLSREFVGHLFKSPEAKALMEWQKDTYSPDEHLWASLQRMPGMPGSSPPNNKYNKTNIYSKARLVKWVYHGGDVRKGALYPRCHGVYRRSVCVYGAGDLNWILRHQHLFANKFDLEVDEIAIKCLEHFLRYKTLTGQSLQFAEKPHIMKSPVILPVPPALVVLNKLHNPAFPVSSDIP comes from the exons atgtgtatgaTATTGTTGTGCATGTGGCTAACTTTTATTTTATGGAAGACCTCAAAACAGAGAAACACTAAAGACACGTCTTCAGACCAACAGAAGTTACCGGCTGGGGACCTGGGGGAAATACAGGCATGCTCAGCAATCATTCGAGGAGATCTGGAAGGACTCAATAAGGAGGACCTCAGCAGACTTCTGAAGAAGAGAAGACGTGTCACTTTGCCAGAGTCTTTCTATCTCAATTCAGCAAAGGATTGCAGTGCTTACATCAAAGACAGGGGCTTTCTAACCGTAGCTctcagtgaagaagagagggactTTCCTATTGCCTATTCCATGGTGATCCATGATCAGATCGAGATGTTTGAGAGGCTCCTGAGAGCTGTGTACACACCACAGAATgtgtactgtgtgcatgtggacaAGAAGTCTCCAGAAAACTTCATGATGGCTGTGGAAGCCATTGTTTCTTGTtttccaaatgtgtttgtggcaaGCAAACTGGAGAGGCTTGTTTATGCCTCTTGGTCTCGAGTCCAAGCTGACCTGAACTGCATGAATGATCTGGTGGACTCGACTGTTGAGTGGAAGTACCTTATCAATACCTGTGGAACTGACTTCCCCATCAAAACCAACACAGAGATGGTGCGAGCACTAAAAGTGCTAAATGGAAAGAACTCCATAGAGTCTGTGGCAACTCCTGAGCGCAAGAAAGCTCGCTGGAAGTACCACTACAATGTCACTGAGTCTGGTGTCATTCGGACTAGCATTAAGAAGAGCCCCCCTCCCATCAGTACACCAATATTCTCTGGAATTGCTTACTTTGTGCTGTCGAGAGAATTTGTGGGGCACTTGTTTAAAAGCCCCGAGGCTAAAGCTTTGATGGAGTGGCAGAAGGACACATACAGTCCAGATGAGCACCTTTGGGCATCTCTTCAGCGCATGCCAGGTATGCCAGGGTCCAGCCCTCCCAACAACAAATACAACAAGACAAACATTTACTCCAAAGCCCGTCTGGTGAAGTGGGTTTATCATGGGGGAGATGTAAGGAAGGGGGCCCTGTATCCTCGATGCCATGGAGTATACAgaagatcagtgtgtgtgtatggtgccgGTGATCTCAACTGGATTCTCAGGCATCAGCATCTTTTTGCCAACAAATTTGACCTAGAAGTCGATGAAATTGCAATTAAGTGCCTGGAACATTTCTTGCGCTATAAAACTTTAACTGGTCAATCACTTCAGTTTGCTGAAAAACCACACATAATGAAAAG CCCAGTTATTCTCCCTGTGCCCCCGGCTCTGGTGGTTCTCAATAAACTCCACAACCCAGCATTCCCTGTGTCCTCCGACATTCcatga